Sequence from the Populus nigra chromosome 17, ddPopNigr1.1, whole genome shotgun sequence genome:
AACTTATTAGCTAATTAATCTTCGGAAGAAAATCTCACAATGGTTTGGAAAATTGATATTGCACAGCATGGTTTGTCGGCAACAACTTCAAACTTTGAACCATGAATGTTACAGCATTTTAATTCCGGATCCTGAAAAATGCTGCACAATATTGACAAtgaattaattacaaaatatattgaaattaatggATCGACAATAgtaagagataaaaatattttccctaAGGCGGGCGGCTGGCCAACTCGCATTCTACCTAATTACAGTTTCATTACTGATGGAATTTGTCAAGAATGACCTAACCCGACATTCAAATAAGTCACCAAATTAACTGATCGATCggaaatattaaatattgttgTAGTAATATTATTGTAATACACCAAACATTAAAGTTGGCTAAGAGATTTCAACTgaccgacaaaaaaaaaaaaaacagagaattaACTAGTCGCCTGTATAAAACTTGGTACAATTTATGAACTAGCTATGGAAGTTCTGTTCAAGAAACTGGTATATATCGCTCTCTTTACTTGTATGTGGGGTCTGTAAAATGATATATTACTTTTGCTATTTGTCCCTTTCCCCTCGATGAACTTTCTCCACTAATTCTAGATCAtgaatgtcaaaataatttgaaagttCCAATTCAGTGGCTTCTTACTTTCACACAGTGAATTCAAGGTGCTCTCACTTTCAATGAAGAAATGAGACCACAATgaacatataaaaatcaaataaaaaataaattataaagattagtttttaatcaattctaatattaaaaaaaataaaataaaataaaactacttGAGTCAACCAATGTCAATCCACCAAACCCACAATTCAAATCACGAGATTGTAATGATCAGACCGCacaaaaagtatataaaaaaaattatgaaatctaattttcaactaacttaatgttgaaggacaaaataaagaaacaaaataaaaataatttgagtcaACATGCCTAACCTATTAAACACATCACCTGGGTCATGAAACCAGGataacctttaaaaaataaaatttaaaaaattaagaagttcTATTTTCAACAGATCCAATATTGAAGattgaaattgagataaaaaaaaaataaattcttaagaCCAGGATAActtcttagaaaataaattgaaaaaaaaactatgaaagtCAATTTCCAAACAACATaacattaaaagaagaaattgaaaagaaaaaaactaaatagtaaaagaaaattgagttgttggatggtgaaattaaaaaaaaatatttaattaaaaaataaatagagtcaACTCCGGTCAACTTGACAAATTCATCATGACTTGAGTCATGAAATCAGGGATAACTCCatgaaagcaaataaaagaaattatgaaactcaatttaaaaattattcaattaaattatgacctaaagaaattaaataaagtcAATTGTAAACTTGTTAAACTCATGATTTAAATCATGATATCTaaaaaatctcatagaaaataaattgagaaaaattatgaagattaatttctaattaacctaatgttaatgatgaaattgaaaaaaatcaattagaacaaacgacccaaaaaaaaacaattcgagtcaacttggattaacttattaaatttgcGATCTAAATCATGAAATCgagataaattcatagaaaaaaaaattatgaaaccctACTTCTAACAGATTTAGTATTGAACGttaaaatcgagaaaaaaaattaaatcaatgagAACAATATATAAcccaacagaaaaaaataaaaaaattacaaaacataatttttaaagcaacataatattaaaagataaaataaataaaaaaaaataataaaaaaaaattaaatttttgaaattattacaATTAATAGTGTTTTATAGATTTGACTACTATAATTTAGGCACACACTTTAGTCTTTTGTTAATTAACATTGAAGAAAAGTTTCCCTTTctgtgtttttctttatatagttTTGCTTGTCAGTTACAGCAAAACCAACGCTTTAATTGGTCACGGTATCAACCAATGAGTGAAGAAAACGTGATCATATTTTACGATTATTGTTTAACAGGCATGTGTTTATTTCGTGTGcctcttatttattttgtgtgCCATTATAtacaaaaagaggaaaaaaactagaggtcagtaaaaaaattaaaaaattaattaaattgataagactggaaaaaaataattgaaaaaaccgaattgtgaaaaaaacttattaaaccgattaaaattttgaaaaaaataatcggttcaattcggttttataagcctgaaactgaaaaaccaaatcaaatccaaatcgaaaaaaaacaaagccaaaccaaaaaaaaccaaaccaaaccggtttgaactggtttttctcctaaaaaaccgaaccaaaccgaaactaGTCGGTTTAAATtggtttctgtttttatttttttaaaatttaatttggttatttttttaatataaaaactaaaccgaactaaaaataattattcctagcaaaaaccactaaaaaaaacataaaaaaatataaaagtccAGCGGACTTTATATCAGATTGCCAACTTAGGCTTGACAGCATGCTAAAAGAATTCTAGACACACGGGCATAGCTCAAGTAGATGTATTTGAGAGAGGATGTAACTGAAATTCgatagaaatatatattaaaataatatatttttttaatttaaaaatttatttttgatattaatatattaaaatgataaaaaaaatactaagtaattaatttaaaacaaaaaaatatattttaataaaaataggttaaactttaatttaaaacgGAGTCAAAATCCAACTATTAAGGGAGTGTTTGGAGTAGAGGTAGCTTGTgcttttttaagtaaaaagcaTGTTTTTATAGCTTTTGGAGGTGTGGTTTGTGCTTAAATGTATTGTACCTTTAAAAAAAAGCCACCACACCTCCAAGCCAAACACCTTCTAAGGCTAAGATGAAGTGgctggaaacaaaaaaaaaaattcatagctCGGGCTTGGCTTAAGTAGctaaaagcaaaaaatcaattttttacatCCAAGCGACTGGAATTTTAACCGCCTGGACTCAGACCAAGCTGCTAAAGTTCTAGCCGCTTGGGCTATGCTCAAGGGGCTGGAAGTTTTTCAACCTGTTGCCAAGCCCAAGCTGGCAATTTTGACCCAAACCAGTAGCCTAGGTCCGCCCGacttttatagtgtttttttctatagtttttCTATGAACCCTCTTTTTTTCTACGTAATGGCACACAAAATAAATGACGGGCATGCAAAATAACTAAAGCACTGGTTTTCACAATCACTGGCAGTTAGTACAGTTAGAAGACGAGGTAGTGCCACCCTACAGTAACAGCTAGGTTACTACACGTCTTCACAGGTAATTTAACCATTGAAGGGTCACCGAATCATAGAGAGGACTTCGTTTTGCAAGCACAGTACCAGAGGACTAATCTAGTCCATTATCAGCTGCGGAGGTTCGAGATCCATAGTAGTTTTTCTACGAACATCGATCACAGATTCTAATGACAAAGCATAAGAAGCATTTATCAGGGCTTCGCCGAGCAGCTTTATCGATAGTTTAGTTCTATTCTGAAAACCAAAACCACTACTTTGAGGACAAAATGCCCAGTTATATACATCCTGAGACAAGTCCATTGTCCCATGACATGATCATGCAACAAGCAACTGCACGAGCACCCTGATTCACGTTTGTTCTAATGATAAACGTTCTGATACACAAGAAGTTGCCTatgtttccctttttcttttcacttgCCATCCATTGAAGCTTGCTACTCAATCTCTTCGATATGCTTTTATTTCATATAGTAATTTTCATAAAAGATTTGTGTGTTATGATTCGAATTCTAACAAACTTTGTATTTCTTGAGAAgtttttatctttgaaaatcAATAGTTTTTTCAATCATATGCTCCTCATCATGATTCATCTACAGTTTTGCATCCTATTCTTGATAATATTTGTGAAGaccctaaaaataaaagtaaataaatattaaaggtgATGCtagataatttaaaatctaggtttcatggattaaattttttagtatgACTATTATCAAAATAGATTGAAATGAGATACTTGATGAAACGAAAAACTCCCAAAATAAACTGTAAGAGCAATGTAGTAATAGTGAATACTTTCCCCATGGGATAAATAGCCACTTGGCCTCGTGCAACGGgagcaacaaaagagaagagggagagggattttcaaatttttcttcaattttcttccataaaatctcataaaaataagTCTATTAAGAGGGAAAAGGGAGAATTGAAAGTTTTAGGAAGGTATCTATATACATTTGGAGGAATTAAACTTAGGAGAAGGAGAGGGATTTGGGGAATACAAGGGAAAAGGTAAGgaggggagaaaaagaaaataaaaagaaaataaaaaacttatgtaGACTTGTTAAGTTACTAACCTGaattataagattaaaataacttattaaaaaaataaaaaatttatttttcaactaactcaaaattaaaaaattaaaaaaaataattaaaaaaaacaactcaaatcaacccgaattaatttattaaactcatgACTTTAATCATGataagtttataaaaaataaataaaaaaatataaatctacaCTTCCTACAAATCTAGCATTGaaggttgaaaaataaaaactaaatccataaaattaatatatcattcaacaaaacaaaataaaaataaaattacaaaacataaTTCCTAAACTAACCTAAAaggattagaaaaaatattctaataaataaatgatgttTTGTGGGCGTGCAAATCATTTTTCCCTCCTGAGTCCTCGATAATAAAATTCTGAGCATCCAAGTTTCCAACTTTATGGCACAAATTTAATTTACATATTATGAAACTTCGTGTAGTTCATCCTCAGAAATTCTACATGTAATTAATGTACATATACATTAGTATTTTCCTTTGTATATTTTCTGGAACGTATAACAAACCTACTGAAAAGAAGTAGAAGCCTCATCTCAAAAGGAAAATAGGACACTTTTCCTGGGATTTGCCACACTGAAATCTTCCAAATATCTGCATTTTTCACAGGTTACAAGGAACCTCTGGCTTTCTCAGGGATCTGATGCTAAAATCTCCCTAATTTCTGCTCCTTCTTTTCCCgattaaaaggaaaatatgtCTTTTGGTAAAATGCGGAATGCAAGGTGAGACACCATCACTCCTCTGGTCGAAAGAAGCTATAAGTTGAACTGGTCTCAGTCTTTGTGACCTGCATCACAACATTTAAGGCTTTAATGAAGCAAGTGCACAGGCAACAATAAATCATGGTAGAGCTTTACTATATACTGACTATTAAGTTCATTAAAGAAGTAATGATTTGAGTTCAACATAATCCGTGCTCTCCTACTCCTAGTACTGATGACAGATGAGGTTGTTGATTAGTGTTAGTGTAAATTTAAACTATAGATGAGCACCCTGTCATATGATTCCATGGTTTACCAAGAAAATCTCACTGCTTTAATGCATCCCATGACATGTGAAACAACATTACCAATTTTTTTGGGATCAAATTTCTGACAAGATATTGGTTTAGGTGATGTTTCTCTGGTATTCTACACAGATGGATCATCTCACTCAAGGAGACTGCGATTTTCCAGATCTGTGAAACTGATTTATGATTGCTCATAAATTAGTAGCAAGTTTTTATAAGAACTTATCTTCCAAgtgtctttttattaaaaaaacaatttgcccTCTAGCTAAAAAACCGGTAAACTAAGGGATACAAGCTTTAAGCAAGAATAAACCAGAGAAACCGGTAAAATTTGTACAAGAAAAGCAGAGAATTacagttaagaaaaaaaaaaagagaaatatttaCAAGCTTTAAGCAAGAATCAACCAACCTCAGGATTTCGAGAAAGTCCAGTAGGAAGAGCAGGAACAAGAGATGTCCAAAGAATGGGGTCGACTAAGGGATCGATTGTGTTGTAGTTGGTCAGAAGAGGAGCAGACAAGAAAGGAGTCGATGGGTACACATTTCTTTGAAGAGACAATCCCCCAGTTATTCCTAATGTAGCTCCCAGCCTCTCACTACCACCATCATGACTTGTGGACTTCTCTACTGCTTTGCCACGGTCCATTTTGTTGacagtatttttgttttcattctcaTCATTTTCAGTGCTGGTTTCTTGCTTTTTTGATGCCTTCTCTTGTAAGCTCTTGTAAGCAGCTGATTGTGACAAAATACTCAAGGCAGATATTGTAGAACCTTTATGCCCTTTTCCTTCAACAGATAAGCCTAAATGAGGCATCTGGTATGGCTGGGTGCACTTTACTTCTCGTTCTGATGTTTTAAGTTCACTGCCAATGTCGTCAGGACAGCCATGTTTAGTATCTTCTGATGACTTCATGATGGATTCCACTTGACGAGTGCTGTGGGAATTCCACCATTTAATATAGCATGTCAGATCTATCTTCCTCTCAATACAAAAACTGCCACCATATTCACTTTCGGCTGCGTGATCATCACCTGCaccttataataaaatattgccCTTAGATAGTCGGCAGTAATTCTGGAGGTAACCAATTTATTGTCAAAAGCTGATGTTTGTGAGGCAACATGACACTGCAGAATTCTTTAATACAATTTGGTGATCTTGATTAATGGTAAAAAGAGAATCGGTGAATTAAGAAAATGAGACCTTACCATAGTTTACACTACTGCAGTATTCAGATCCAGGCATACGACTACAAGATGAGTCCCATCGACTGCATTGTGAAAGCCAAAAATGCAGAAAcaaaaaattgttaatattttacaattattttaaaagacaaTCAAAATACCTAAAGAAAGCTTTGGGGAGGATCAAACAGGTACCATAAATGAACAGATACTTTGCAGACAAAAAATGTAGAATGGTTCCAGTAATTTACCTAGATAGTGCACGGTACTTCGAGAGCCCTCTTGAAAAACCACTGCTCTTTCTGCAGAAAACATCCACCATTGGAAACAGCATGATTACAATAAACAGTACATTTTTCAGACTCGATACTTACCTCCGAAGAGATGCCAGATACTCTTCTCTTGAGACATTTTGCATTTCTTCAAGATCTCTCTTATAATCAGTAACCTGCAGGACACAGTAATGAAACCTAATCAGTTAACAGATAAAGATGAATGAGCTCTGTGCAACAAATGAAGAAAGGTCCAAGTGGAGTATTTATCTCACTGGAAAATTAATGAGTGTTCCAGGGCCCCAATATTTTAAAGCAGCAAGATCGTATGCCCTAGCTGCAGCTTCCTCATCATCATATGCCCCTGCAAATGGGTAGAACTTAATAAATCCAACAAATATGAAGAACACAACCATAAGCATATTTCATGAAAGAAATAGTATAAAGCCAGTAACATATACCCAAGTATACTGGAAGAACATGCCAAGCCAACCATTCCATGcacaataacaagaaaaaaccaGTGTCAGCTTGCACAATATACCCATGACTGCATTGCAAAGAtagaagggggggggggggggggtgtgagGGGTAGAGACCTTGCTTTCCCTTCTTATTCTGATTCTGGTTCCATGTACTCTTATCCCAAAGATGTGCTTCATATCGACCAGTCCATCTATGCCTATTgaccaaaacaaacaataaaaatgagATCCACGCATCAAATCACATTTCTGTGTTGCTGTTGattacttttaaattatcaatGCACTTAAAAAAGATTCTAGAGATCAATTATAGAAAATACTACAAACTACAAGCTAGTGCTAAGCTAAGTTAGAAAAGTTCTAACGAAATCAAACAAACACTAGGAATGTTCTAGGAAAAAAGTGCTTATCCACAATTCAAATAACTCTAGAATTTTCTAGTGTATTGGCTGAATTTCTAGCAAGTTCTATGGCTGCAAATTTGATCTAGATTGTTCCATATAGGTTGGTTAACAAGGCTATAAATAGTCATGCAACCATCACTTGTAAGGcaggtcaaaaaaaaaatatgctaagTTTAAAACCTTTGTTCTAAAACTCTCCTTCTTGTACTATATTTCCTATCAACAAAGTTTTTGCTTGTGTATCCCACATTCTTCAACCATTTCCATACTATAAACTAAGTCCTTCTTTTACTAAACTACTACAACTAAAACCCTTAACTATCAAACTACTTTCATTTCAATCCCTAATCACTAAAACCTCTAACCTACCTCATAAACTACTATCATTCTCTAACAATTACCCTTAAACAGTAACCACCCCATACACTATTGTTATCTTCCTCAAATCACAAAGTTACAAGCTTCTAAAAATGAGCCAACTTCTTATTTATATcacttaaacaaaaacaaaaactccttttcttttccaggaCCCAATTCTACTACATTGATCCACAAAAACACTCATTTACACATAGCATCAAACACGTAATCCACATAGCACAAACAACTAGCTTTCTAACTTCCATTTCATCCCTACACAATCACACTTCACAAATCACACTAATttatacaaaacataaaaagctCCAAACtttaaacctaaaccctaaataaGAATATTGTACAAACGTATACAGGTACAAATACACCCAACAATACGTATATTTATACCTGGTGACACCACGGTAAATAGAGCTACGTTTACCAGCAGTGCAAGGAGGCATCTTGCTAATACGTTCTTTTGCAGTGcatcctctctctttctttggcTTCTT
This genomic interval carries:
- the LOC133676953 gene encoding AP2-like ethylene-responsive transcription factor At2g41710 isoform X1, with protein sequence MRFTLQQPQNNIVISKPIKEIPVISPSPLATSGKNHQSKRCFLCNSQVGFFLDQIMASSSSHPVLKPEIGGVGCGGGSSGGGGGESSEAAVIANDQLLLYRGLKKPKKERGCTAKERISKMPPCTAGKRSSIYRGVTRHRWTGRYEAHLWDKSTWNQNQNKKGKQVYLGAYDDEEAAARAYDLAALKYWGPGTLINFPVTDYKRDLEEMQNVSREEYLASLRRKSSGFSRGLSKYRALSSRWDSSCSRMPGSEYCSSVNYGAGDDHAAESEYGGSFCIERKIDLTCYIKWWNSHSTRQVESIMKSSEDTKHGCPDDIGSELKTSEREVKCTQPYQMPHLGLSVEGKGHKGSTISALSILSQSAAYKSLQEKASKKQETSTENDENENKNTVNKMDRGKAVEKSTSHDGGSERLGATLGITGGLSLQRNVYPSTPFLSAPLLTNYNTIDPLVDPILWTSLVPALPTGLSRNPEVTKTETSSTYSFFRPEE
- the LOC133676953 gene encoding AP2-like ethylene-responsive transcription factor At2g41710 isoform X2, with amino-acid sequence MRFTLQQPQNNIVISKPIKEIPVISPSPLATSGKNHQSKRCFLCNSQVGFFLDQIMASSSSHPVLKPEIGGVGCGGGSSGGGGGESSEAAVIANDQLLLYRGLKKPKKERGCTAKERISKMPPCTAGKRSSIYRGVTRHRWTGRYEAHLWDKSTWNQNQNKKGKQVYLGAYDDEEAAARAYDLAALKYWGPGTLINFPVTDYKRDLEEMQNVSREEYLASLRRKSSGFSRGLSKYRALSSRWDSSCSRMPGSEYCSSVNYGDDHAAESEYGGSFCIERKIDLTCYIKWWNSHSTRQVESIMKSSEDTKHGCPDDIGSELKTSEREVKCTQPYQMPHLGLSVEGKGHKGSTISALSILSQSAAYKSLQEKASKKQETSTENDENENKNTVNKMDRGKAVEKSTSHDGGSERLGATLGITGGLSLQRNVYPSTPFLSAPLLTNYNTIDPLVDPILWTSLVPALPTGLSRNPEVTKTETSSTYSFFRPEE